A part of Chloroflexota bacterium genomic DNA contains:
- a CDS encoding M20 family metallopeptidase, translated as MPTLRDIYTHLQNEQGALMHTLRRLVEHETPTDNKAAIDRAQEFLAGEFDALEAQVAVLPQAEAGNQLRVTFNAQAAGPQLTILTHIDTVYPLGTLAEMPYHEDGQLAYGPGIFDMKGGIVIALYALKALRDLAAPLARRVVFVVTSDEETGSHTSRALIEDEARRSDTVLVLEPGVGPHGAIKTWRKGIGGFRLAIKGRAAHAGADPDKGRSAIVEMSHQVLRIHALNNPAKGTSVNVGVLNAGTRSNVVPAEAVAQIDVRVMTTAEWDRIAQTMNGLSPVTPDTTLAVSGALNRPPMERTPAILSRYAVAKELAAQIGYALDETGTGGGSDGNFTAALGIPTLDGLGAVGNGAHSPSEFVTMPALPKRAALIAGLLRTL; from the coding sequence ATGCCAACACTACGCGATATCTATACCCATCTGCAGAACGAGCAGGGCGCGCTGATGCACACGCTGCGCCGGCTCGTCGAGCACGAGACGCCGACCGACAACAAAGCGGCGATCGACCGCGCGCAGGAGTTCCTGGCCGGCGAGTTCGACGCGCTGGAGGCGCAGGTCGCGGTCTTGCCGCAGGCCGAGGCGGGCAACCAGCTGCGCGTCACGTTCAACGCGCAGGCGGCCGGGCCGCAACTCACGATTCTGACGCATATCGACACCGTGTACCCGCTCGGCACGCTGGCGGAGATGCCGTACCACGAAGACGGCCAGTTGGCATACGGTCCGGGCATCTTCGACATGAAGGGCGGCATCGTCATCGCGCTCTACGCGCTCAAGGCGCTGCGCGACCTGGCCGCGCCGCTCGCGCGCCGCGTCGTATTTGTCGTGACGAGCGACGAGGAGACCGGCAGCCACACCAGCCGCGCGCTGATTGAGGACGAGGCGCGCCGCAGCGACACGGTGCTTGTGCTGGAACCGGGCGTAGGCCCGCACGGCGCGATCAAGACGTGGCGCAAGGGCATCGGCGGCTTCCGGCTGGCGATCAAGGGCCGCGCCGCGCACGCCGGCGCCGACCCGGACAAAGGCCGGAGCGCGATCGTGGAGATGTCCCATCAGGTGCTGCGCATCCATGCGCTCAACAACCCGGCGAAAGGCACGTCGGTCAACGTCGGCGTGCTGAACGCCGGCACGCGCAGCAATGTCGTGCCGGCCGAAGCGGTCGCGCAGATCGACGTGCGCGTGATGACGACGGCCGAGTGGGACCGCATTGCGCAGACGATGAACGGCCTGTCGCCCGTCACGCCGGACACGACGCTCGCCGTCAGCGGCGCGCTGAACCGCCCACCGATGGAGCGCACCCCGGCTATCCTGTCGCGCTACGCCGTGGCGAAAGAACTGGCGGCGCAGATCGGCTATGCGCTGGACGAAACGGGCACGGGCGGCGGCAGCGACGGCAACTTCACCGCCGCGCTCGGCATCCCGACGCTGGACGGGCTTGGCGCGGTGGGCAATGGCGCGCACTCGCCCAGCGAGTTTGTGACCATGCCCGCGCTCCCGAAGCGCGCCGCGCTGATCGCCGGCTTGCTCCGGACACTGTAG
- the mutM gene encoding bifunctional DNA-formamidopyrimidine glycosylase/DNA-(apurinic or apyrimidinic site) lyase, translated as MPELPEVETVVRRLRPELVGRIITRADVYWPRTIESLPPAVFCRRMRGQTVTAIDRRAKYLLFRLSGGATLVAHLRMTGDFSLHAAADRPDGYARARFVLDDGRALWFSDTRKFGRLALTADPDARLSHLGPEPLARQFTPRALAGILSGRPTPIKPFLLDQGRIAGLGNIYADEALHHAAIDPRRPARDLTAAEAERLHAAIQFVLRKGIRLGGSTLHDGRFRDPSGKRGKMQDEFVVYHDPRREQKTCPRCGTRIAHTVIAQRSAHYCPGCQR; from the coding sequence ATGCCTGAGCTTCCCGAGGTCGAGACCGTTGTGCGCCGCCTGCGGCCGGAACTGGTCGGCCGCATTATCACGCGCGCCGATGTATACTGGCCGCGCACCATTGAGTCATTGCCGCCGGCTGTCTTTTGCCGCCGCATGCGCGGCCAGACGGTCACCGCCATCGACCGGCGCGCCAAATACCTGCTGTTCCGCCTCTCCGGCGGCGCAACACTGGTGGCGCACCTGCGCATGACCGGCGATTTTAGCTTGCATGCCGCCGCCGACCGGCCCGACGGTTATGCGCGCGCCCGTTTCGTGCTCGACGATGGCCGCGCGCTCTGGTTCAGCGATACGCGCAAATTCGGGCGACTGGCGCTGACCGCCGATCCCGATGCGCGCCTGTCGCACCTGGGCCCGGAGCCGTTGGCGCGCCAGTTCACGCCGCGCGCGCTGGCCGGCATTCTGAGCGGCCGCCCGACGCCGATCAAGCCGTTCCTGCTCGATCAAGGCCGCATCGCCGGGCTGGGCAACATCTATGCCGACGAGGCGCTGCACCATGCGGCCATCGACCCGCGGCGGCCGGCCCGGGACCTGACCGCCGCCGAGGCGGAGCGGCTGCACGCCGCGATTCAGTTCGTGCTGCGCAAGGGTATCCGACTGGGCGGCTCGACGCTGCATGACGGCCGCTTCCGCGATCCGTCCGGCAAGCGCGGCAAGATGCAGGACGAGTTCGTCGTCTACCATGATCCGCGCCGCGAGCAGAAGACCTGCCCGCGCTGCGGCACGCGCATTGCGCACACGGTGATCGCACAACGCAGCGCGCACTACTGTCCCGGGTGCCAGCGCTAA
- a CDS encoding sugar ABC transporter permease yields MRSIRNFLTAMLFLSPSLVIFFLFVFMPLVKTIDLSTYLTDAIGRPVERTWLENYQRIFTDKDLANSLRISLVFALYVVPGSLALALFLAVLGNLSLRGISVFRVIFSSTIAISGATASLIFLFLFHPAIGVFNFILDILNLPRVAWLTSDTTSLMSVSLVSIWLSLGFNTTIFLAALQGISQELYESARIDGASFWAQFRYITVPLISPTIFFLIVVSTLGALQTFTQINIMTRGGPVESTNVLVYLIYRAFYFNGQYGIAAALSVVLFVIMLGLTIIQFGVLERRVHYS; encoded by the coding sequence ATGCGTTCCATACGCAATTTTCTGACGGCGATGTTGTTCCTCTCGCCATCGCTCGTGATCTTCTTTTTGTTTGTCTTCATGCCGCTGGTCAAGACGATTGACCTGAGCACCTACCTGACCGACGCCATCGGCCGGCCGGTGGAGCGCACCTGGCTGGAGAACTACCAGCGCATCTTCACGGACAAGGACCTGGCCAACAGCCTGCGCATTTCGCTGGTTTTTGCGCTGTACGTCGTTCCGGGGTCGCTGGCGCTGGCGCTGTTTCTCGCCGTGCTGGGTAACCTGAGCCTGCGCGGCATCAGCGTCTTCCGCGTGATCTTCTCATCCACTATCGCCATTTCCGGCGCGACGGCCTCGCTGATCTTTCTGTTCCTGTTTCACCCGGCGATCGGCGTCTTCAACTTCATTCTCGATATTCTGAACTTGCCGCGCGTGGCCTGGCTGACGAGCGACACGACATCGCTGATGTCCGTCTCGCTGGTGTCGATCTGGCTGTCGCTGGGCTTCAACACGACGATCTTCCTGGCCGCCCTGCAGGGCATTTCACAGGAGCTGTATGAGAGCGCGCGCATCGACGGCGCCAGCTTCTGGGCGCAGTTCCGGTATATCACGGTGCCGCTCATTTCGCCGACGATCTTCTTCCTGATCGTCGTCAGCACGCTCGGCGCGCTGCAGACGTTCACGCAGATCAACATCATGACGCGTGGCGGCCCCGTCGAATCCACCAATGTGCTCGTGTACCTGATCTACCGGGCGTTCTACTTCAACGGGCAGTACGGCATCGCGGCCGCGCTGTCGGTGGTACTGTTCGTGATCATGCTCGGCCTGACCATCATCCAGTTCGGCGTGCTCGAACGCCGGGTCCACTACAGCTAG
- a CDS encoding M20/M25/M40 family metallo-hydrolase — protein MKAELFSTLKDLTKLHAPPGFEQPVVRYLRDAFAGLADAVEIDTFGNLYAIKRGRADHPRLIVEAHSDEIGGVIKSILPDGYLKIDRLGGVLDALIISRKVWVNGHLGVVGAKSGHLQSPDERAKVQVMDNLYVDVGAASADEARAMGIEIGSPWVWLSELETMTNPDRLVGKAIDNRVSCAILLQLFRELKGVAIDGTLVGVVAVQEEVGLRGAKVAAEHAAPDYAVVVDTFMSGDTPDVDYYREMPTGIGRGPVMLLANSGHIMGAPMKTIMDAAARRAGVAYQRATVIGKSSTDAASIHLAREGIPTAGVGICRRYSHSPVETMDINDAVGAVRWLRALAETMDADGRRLAFV, from the coding sequence ATGAAGGCAGAACTGTTCAGCACCCTGAAAGACCTGACAAAACTGCATGCGCCGCCGGGGTTTGAGCAACCCGTGGTGCGCTACCTGCGCGACGCGTTTGCGGGGTTGGCCGATGCGGTGGAGATCGACACGTTTGGCAATCTCTACGCCATCAAGCGCGGGCGCGCCGACCATCCGCGCCTGATAGTGGAAGCGCACTCCGATGAGATCGGCGGCGTCATCAAGAGCATTCTGCCCGACGGCTATCTCAAGATCGACCGGCTGGGCGGCGTGCTCGACGCGTTGATCATCAGCCGCAAGGTCTGGGTCAACGGGCACCTCGGCGTCGTCGGCGCGAAGTCGGGGCATCTGCAGTCGCCCGACGAGCGCGCGAAGGTGCAGGTCATGGACAACCTGTATGTGGACGTTGGCGCGGCGTCGGCTGACGAGGCGCGCGCCATGGGCATCGAGATCGGATCGCCGTGGGTCTGGCTGAGCGAACTGGAGACGATGACGAACCCCGACCGGCTGGTCGGCAAGGCGATTGATAACCGCGTCTCGTGCGCGATCCTGCTGCAACTGTTCCGCGAATTGAAGGGCGTTGCGATCGATGGCACGCTGGTGGGCGTGGTTGCGGTGCAGGAAGAGGTCGGTCTGCGCGGCGCGAAGGTGGCCGCCGAGCACGCTGCGCCGGACTACGCCGTGGTGGTCGACACATTCATGAGCGGTGACACGCCCGACGTGGACTACTACCGCGAGATGCCGACCGGCATCGGGCGCGGGCCGGTAATGCTGCTGGCGAACAGCGGGCATATCATGGGCGCGCCGATGAAGACGATCATGGACGCCGCCGCGCGCCGCGCCGGCGTCGCCTACCAGCGCGCCACCGTGATCGGCAAGTCGAGCACCGACGCGGCGTCGATCCACCTGGCGCGCGAGGGCATCCCGACCGCGGGCGTTGGCATCTGCCGCCGCTACTCGCACTCGCCGGTTGAAACGATGGACATCAACGACGCGGTCGGCGCCGTGCGCTGGCTGCGTGCGCTGGCCGAGACGATGGATGCGGACGGCAGACGGCTGGCGTTTGTGTAG